The genomic stretch CACTATAAAAATGATCTCTTCAAAGTGGAAGGGGGAAGGTGGGGATCAAATTTAAACACATACAAATTTCAGGGAATTAttaaaaagtccaagggggtgaatacttcttaCAGCCACTGTATATTGTTTCAGTTGTCTATGAGTGTTGTTACCCTGTAGGTAGTGTCAGATGCATTGGCCGCTCTGGCACAATGGCACAATTTTGGAAGGTTTGCAGAACCTGATGGGTGATGTGAGTTTTAGGGAAAAGGATTGGCATTTACAAAACAAGTGAAATACAACTTAGTGTACCTCCTCCACATATGCTACCACCTTTTGCTCACACCATGATTACAGACATACTGGCAATGGATTCAAGCTATGCATACACAAGGAAATCATTATATGCCAGGGCTCTTCCTGTGATTAAATATTTGTGAGTGTAGGATAACTTAATCCCACAGAAACATTTATCTGCTAGGGAAAATAAAGCTCTTATAAATCAATTACATCATTTTCAACATTTATGAAACTCCTACTTACCCAAATTGAGTAAGATTGTTCATTATTCACTAGAGAGTGATATACACTCAGATGCATTTTGGATTACTATCCTCTCCAAACATAATTCGCAAAAGCCTGGTTCAGACAGATTCCTTTTATAAACATCACTGATTTCTTGCTTGAAGGAAATCATTGTTATTTGTGTAGTGGAATCTGCACAAAACATTCATAGTCAACTAATGTGGATGTTAATCCAGTTTTCACACGATCTGGTGGTAAGCCACAAACAATTACACTCATCTACTGCGGTTGCCAGTAAGTAGTAACCATGTAATACATGGTAAATAAAGTAATTAGTAGATAAACTGTATAGGCCTTGTACAAGTAGTACCATTGTTTAAATCGTTTAAAGCGTTTaaaagcagtgttgtgttgtcatACCAACATTAACATCTACACATTTACAGTCATTGATTTCTCTTATATAGCACTAACTTCAATTTTGGCTACATTCCTGAAACAAGGCTGAAATAATATTAAGCTAATTAAAtccattaaaaacatgaaaaaacccAAAGGCCTGTGATCTTATAAAAGGGAAGCTACAGAGCTAAAAAGGGAGAGTTTATTAAATAAGTGTCTGTGTTggggtgtgtgggtgtatgtTTGGGTGAGGAGGGGGAGAAGAAGCAGACAAATGAAACTCCAGTTTGGGAATTACCAACAGCTGAAAGATTGCATCAGCACTTTCCATGCACAGGTGGAATAACCTAAGTAAAGGATTGCCTGGTGCTGCTCGTAAAGAGCTAATGTATCTTTGAGCTTGTTATGTATTTCTAATTTTCCAACTCCTTTAAATTGTAGTATCAACCTCCATATACAGCGTATGTTCTGCATGCATCTGTACAGTGCCTCTGAAGTGCAAACAACAAAAAGATGAACATCTGAAAAACAATAGATGTgactataaatacatacatctcAATATATTTTCATCAATGTTTCTTTCCCAAAGCATGTgctgaaaataatattataatattaataagcaTCTCTGTGGCACAGTGAAATAAATGCAGCTATTTTGTTCATTCCTTGTAACACAAATTCCGCATATggcaattaatgaattaatacattttatacattaatACACTTCACATTTTTTCATATTGAAATACTTCATAGCTTCCAGATATCACATttactattttaaaataatggacATTCCATGGCAAAGAATTAACACATTTTAGGGCACATTAACAATAATAGTGGACAGTTTTAAGGGCATGCTCTTCCTGATatgtattgttaaaaaaataatctgtacaGTTCTGTTACACAATTGTAGTGTACTtgctacaaatacaaaatgtttattacataCAGAATACTGAGCATGGTTATTATCTATGTAGCATACATATTTGTAAATGGTTATATTATATAAAAGATACAAAAGTATAAAAAGATgctttaaaagtattttaaagatGAAATCTGAACCACCACACCACTTAAGTGACTCTGTACATTTAAAGACTAAAATGTGTAATGAAAAAAACTGTTTATGCATATATATACTTTAACAAAGCCTCTGCTTACAAGAAAGGAAAGTCCTTACAATACAGCATGGGAATTTCCATATGGTCTTGAGTCCTTGCCATTCATTTGACACTCCCTTCTGGAGATAGTATAAATGGAAATCTACATGGTCAATCTGACATTAGCATCTACATTGACTTCAAGACAAACAGCAAAGTCATCTAACAGGTTAAAATGAACTGTGCTTTAGGACTCATCTGTCTCACCTTGATTTTGTCAGCAGCAGTTGAAGGTAAGACATTTTTCATCAGACactgacaacaaaacaaaacatagcaCTGGGTAACGATTTGACTAAAGTTATGGGAGACATAATGGGCATGGTAAAGCCTCTGGATAGTAAACAAAAGCTCTTTCTGTCTTATCAGGATTCTCCCTGTACGACAGAGACCGATGCATGTGTAGGGGAAGGAAGATAGACTCTGTCCAGCTGCCAAATATCTTCAAGTTAGAACTACTGCCCAAGAGCCTAACATGTGACAAAGTGGAGATTGTGTAAGTGTTTCAAGCACTGATTTTCCTTTTTACCAGTATTACAAAATTTTAATTGATAAAGTGCACTTCCAGTCATTCCTTTTgactttattttgttctattttgCTTTTATCTGACAGTGTGGTATTGAAGAGCACGAGGGAGAAGAAATGTCTGAACCCAGATTCCGAATTTACGAAGAATCTTGTCAAAATAATGTTAAAGAAAAGGTAAACTGGCTTTATTAGACAAATATATggcatatttgtgtgtattggcTGATTATAATACTGGCAAATGTATTCTTTACAGTCTTGTaaagaaaacattgttttactATCATTATATACTACATAGGAAATAATGCCTGAGATTGTTTGGTCTCCTAAACTTAAAgtctctgtttgttttttattttatttttaagacatttctgGTCTCAGCATAATGAAGTATGCTCTATTATGCTTTATGTGTTGTATCTTATTTTGATATGCCAGATTAATAATAAGGGTATGGAGTTGCTTGCTTTCTTTATATTGACATATCCTGCTCTCTATCATTTTGTTTActaatttgttattgtttttttcaggCTTGGCTAGATGTTATTGGCATCATTAAGACATCCTACTGATCAATCAAAAAATCCTTCTAATTTCTTCCACTAATAAACAATGATTGGAAAATCAGAAAAACAATCTATATTCAAATAATGATGCATCCATCAATTGttcttgtttctgtgtttttatatttatttatttataattgagTGCCAAGTATTGTAATGgttgtaattattatatatattgccTCTTGTTAGAATGAAATGTTTCCTACGAATATGTGATTGAGTGATTTGCATTTTGTGCTTTATATTGTGGAATGTATTTGACATGTTATAATAAATCATTGAACTAAAgtgcatgtttgttttctgtctgaTAAGTATATTCAGTTTTAGTTCTATCTATGAAAAAGGGCTCTGTTACCTAAATGCAATGAACACATAATTTATGGGCAATAAGTAATAAGTCTTAAATAATCAGTCTTCCCAATATTAAAGAAGTAGTTTTGCTTTCCCAGTCTGTTTCAAAGCAGAGTGATTTAGAGCAGAATATATTGTTctgtttataaaaaaacatgtgCTGAGTGAAACTACACCTCACCTCCCATTTAACATTTTGCACGTGCTGGAAGACTAAAAATAGAGACACACCTTATTTttataatcattaatttcttcgttcaagaaaaataaattgaacagGTGGAAATTTAGCAAAggtcttttacttttttttctttcatcaaCCTGCATTCAACAGGTGatgggaaaaaactaaacaatatcAATCAAAAAATGGGCCCAAGAATGAAGCTTCTGGTACATAATACTACTGCCGTCCCTATACTTCCGTTTTTAATTTTCAGAACTAATAATGTGGGTTTTGTATTATAGCAAGAATATGGCTGTGGTTTGCCAAACCACAAACACTTTAAACCATGAACAATAAACAGACATTATGAGAAAGTACTGATTCTGCAGACACATAAGAGGAGCTACCCAGTCCCAGCAATTTAGAGAACATCGCCAACAGATAGGGTGAAGTGAAATAAGATGAAGATCTCGCAAAGATAAGATGCAGAAAGCAGAAGAGAACAAAAATTGTAGAATCATTTCACATATCATTTGAGGTTTATGAAGTTCAAAGCAGTGAAAGGTTTTCTAATAAAGTTCAAGTGGGTTCTGTTAGTGCTTTAGCTAAGCAGTAGACTGTAAATCTAAGCATTCATACAGCTAGTGATCAGGTTATGTATGTTGTGCAACACCTTTCTGTACCACAAGGATTTTATTTCTTCATACTTTTCATGTGTCCTTCACTAAGGTGGCAGATACATACCCTATACATATTGAATGGTTGGCACAGCAAAAGGAATCTGTATCTGTCAATCATTAAGAAATCTCTTTTGCAGTTGAACACAGAACAAAATTATGTATTCTGGAATGTCATAAAAAATATTGATTAACTTTATGGTTTatattaaaagtctgatgcaggtactaaaaatatgaaacagctttaatttgttttaaaatctaataataataataataataataataataataataataataataataataataataataataatctagggTTATCGGAAATCCAGTGCCTTGGCAAAGAGCAAAACTGCTAACTAAGTGCTAAAAACAAGAAGTGACTTGTAAAAGAAAGCATGTTTCCTCTAAACCAGGGGTCTCAGAAGAAAGCAAAAGTGAAATGAAAGGGAAAGGCTGGCAACCCCCTTGCACTGTAATTATGCCAACAGTTTGTTCACGGAGCATAGATTGAGATGCATGCTGTTATTGATACTACACTTTAAAAGCTTGAGACAGAGtacagataataaaataaatgagccAAAAGATAATGAAGGCACTTGGGGTTTATGGTTGCATTTCTCCTAAgagaaagttaaaaataaataaaatcaaataaaactaaattattaaatatcatATGGTATATATGAGTACTtataatgcaattaaaatatcACAGAGAAACACAGTTCTATCACGTTGCAAACCACTGaggtttttcttcttttccctaTGTCACAGATAAGGACTCATTCAAACAGGTACTGTAGGCTAAATTTATACATTTCGGGTTTATTTGCACAAACAAGATGACTTTGTTCTTTggtgttattattactataaattAGCCCAAGCTGGAGAGCAACATGAAAAATTTGAATGTGATATTAAGAAATTATCTTTCTAACCTAAAATCTACTGCTGAATGCCATCGATGAGTGTTTGCTACACCTGATTCAAAATAACATGAAAGAAGAATGaaactttaaatattaattgCAATATGCACACAATTGTATGTATCATATTTTAATACTCTATACATATATCATCTAGTTTTAAAATGTCAATTTCCTGTTTTAACAAGTGGTATTAATATATGGTTATCATAGAGATGCGATTGACCGTATTAAATCATACATCGGCTTCTAATAGTTTTAAATGATAGCTTCAGTAATCAGTTACTACAGTAATGTATACTAAATAATTCAAATCACTTATTATGAAGACACATACTCAACCTAGAATAATATCTGATATAGACTTTTTGTGTGTAGtatgaaaatgtgtttatagCACCACCATGACTTTGTTTACTGTTTATGCTTTTTAACtatgtttttcaaataaaacttttattttcactttgtggaatacatattattattattattattattattattattgctgaatTTAGGGAATTCTAAGGAAAAACAGATCATTATCAAACGTCAAACACTTTTTacctttattgttattgttgttttagaaATAACATGAAGCTTTGAATTCCTGTAAATGTCTGCAATTCTCAAATTACCCACGAgtatctattttattatttggagTGAAAACTATTTCATTTGTACGGATGTGAAAGCTAGACAGGGAAGCTGTGGTGAAGATGTCAGCTTGACCTCATTCAGAATCAACACCATGCAAGTCAACACCCCCAAAATACCATACATGGGCTCTTGATTGTGTTGGTGTACCAAGAGAAAAAACAGAATTACTGTGACgtcctcaaggaccaaaggaaattatccaagtgcaggcttagatatgaagcagataatccaataagggcaaaacgagagagagatAACAAGGACAATCCAAGGTCaatcgatcaggcaaacaggctagtagggagatccaaaaaggggtaaacgagagagggtagaaaaaggtcaaatacacagTTAGGcaaacaagaaacaaggctcGGAATTGATCCaaaagagaatgcaagacttcgcaaaaaagctaggaaacagaggggtttaaatactgtgtagcaaagagggtttgaactaggtgaatgaatgactaaccaatgacaggagaggaggacagaacaggtgcacctggaaggaaagaatgtggaagaactggttgaactggacaaaggaaaggagaagcactagagttagtattcgggagagggagacctcaggtggtgaactaaggtagaagcagtGAAGACTGTGACAATTACATTGGGCAAACTAATGTTTAACACAAAAAATAAGCCCCTTTAAACTGATAATAGTTATCAAATATTATACAATACTGCCAAGGAAATAATGTTACACCCAGCTGCATTCTGTGTGGAGAACAGTATTTTAAGTAAGAGCACTGGAAAACATGCTAGACTACAGCCTTGAAAAAACAAGATTAGGGACCTATGAGCTAAACAAGTTGGAAACACTTCCAAATGCAAATTAACAACTTGTGCAATGTTATCAATGTCTATACCCCAAGCACTACTGAGCAATTTGGAACATCtgaataacatttttatttagttttccttggggggggggttatagCTTTTAGACAAAGATACAATTCAATATCTATGTTAGCTGAAAGGCATTTTCAGAAATAGTGACCAACTTGTCAACCCTGAATGCATTGATCTGTAATGGAATAATCAGATTACAGTATTGCATTGACATTGGATTTGGCAGTTAGAAAACACTTGCAGAACATATTTGATTGTCTGTTAACTTGTAAGTGTCATGTTACTTCAGGGTATAGAAGGAAGATGTACAGGTTTGACAGGAATTGTAAATAAGTAAACAACAAGTGTCAGAGTAAAATTGTTTATTAATAAAGAGAAACTTAAACTTGAAAGATGAAACCTGGCATGGTGAGAATAACCCCAAGAGACATGTCAGCATAGATATGAGTCAGGTAGAGGAGCAGGCCAATGCTCAGTGTCTCTGGGTATTTTCATTTTGCACTGGAATTCAGGTTAAAGCACAGACAAGAGTTAGGGGTTGCCTTCGCTTAGGGTTAGATTACCTGATAAACTTTCACTGTCTTTCCTGTAAGTGATTTTCTAGTGGGTAAGCTAAAACTTTGAAGTTTGAAGGTTAGGCCACAGCTGCCACACCTTGTGTAAGGTTGGGATCAT from Amia ocellicauda isolate fAmiCal2 chromosome 8, fAmiCal2.hap1, whole genome shotgun sequence encodes the following:
- the LOC136754635 gene encoding C-X-C motif chemokine 11-6, encoding MNCALGLICLTLILSAAVEGFSLYDRDRCMCRGRKIDSVQLPNIFKLELLPKSLTCDKVEIVVVLKSTREKKCLNPDSEFTKNLVKIMLKKRLG